In the genome of Acidobacteriota bacterium, the window TGGGCCCTCCGGCGCGCAGCACGTCCCTCAGGTTGACCTGCAGCAAGGGGAGAAAGATGGCCAGGGGAGCCACGAAAGCGAAGATTCCCCCGTAGACCGGCGTTTCAGAAGGGCGGGCGGGAATGATGCCAAGATTGCTGACGACGGCGGTGATGAGGATGACCAGCAGAGCCGTGCCGAAATGGCGCAGGAAAGTATTACGACACAACCACTCGGTCAACACCACGTTGAAGAAAAGTACCGCCAGAATGGCCGCCGGGTCGGTCAAATAACTCACAATCGCTTACTTCTTGAACCAGTCGTCTCCGGGTTTGTAGGACTCGTCGTAGCCGGGGCCCTCTGCAGGGCTCCAGGACGCGTGAAAGAGAGGAGGAACGGGGTGTTCGAGATGGAGCCGGGCAACGGGGCCGGCGGCCACGTCGACAGGGTCGAAGAGTGCGAAGGAGGCGTCGCGCTCCTCGGCCTGGAAGACCTGGCAAATGATCACTCCCTTTTCGCTCTGCGGATCGGGGAGAAAGATCGGTTCGCCCCCCAGGTAATGCCCCGGCGGGGCTTGATAGACGTCGTCGAGCGAAGGCTCGCTCCAACGGCAATGGACCAGTTGGTCGAAGAACTTGCGTCCCGAGGTCCCGGCCTTGGAGATGCCCAGCATCCAGAAGTCGTCATAGGGCCCTGTCTGCAGGCGCGGGTCGGTGGAGGGAAAGTCGGGAGCCCGGTCGTAGCCCAGTTGCCGCCTCTCGACCAGCTCCCAGGTGCCGGTGTCCACCGTGCAGCGCAGCGGACGGCCCAGACCCACGTCGCAAAAGAGCTGGGGAATCTCTTGATAGTGGGGATAGGCGGGTTCGTCCAGTTGAACGACGTCGACGTGGAGCCGCTGGTCCTCTTCCCAGGCGTTGATCACGTGCAGGCAATAGCCTGGGCCTACCTTGAGATCGGCGCGCTGGCCGCCTGATTCACGGGCCGCGATGACCAGGCGGCTGGATTCCTCGTGCGTGAAGGTGAGTGCATCGAGGAGGCAGCCGCCATCCATCAGGACCTTCATGTCGAGTAGGTAGGGACTGAGAAAGAAGCAAGTATAGTTGCGGCTGAGCCCGAAATCGTGCAGCGAGATGGGGGCGTCGAGAGGATGACGCTTGCGCATTACCAGCTCTCCCTCGGCGTCGAAACGGTAGACGATGAGGTTGGGACGCAAGGCCGAAAAGGCGATACCGAAGTTGAAGAGCTCCCCGCTGTGGGGATCGATCTTGGGGTGAGCGGAAAAGGGGGTCACCTCGCTCAGCCGGTCCTGAAAGGTGTGCAGCTTCTCCGTGTCGAGGCTTTCGCGGTTGAGCAGATAGGGCAGCCCCTGCTCCCCGAAAGCCAGCAAGTGCTCGCCGTGCTCATAGACGCTGACGTTGGCGGGGGATTCCAGTCCCGTGCCGCGCTGGTTGAGACGGTCCCCTTGGAAGGCCGTGCCGAAGGTGCGGAAAAGAGCCTGCCCGGCTTCTTCTTCCCGCTTCCACTTGGGAGTGCGCACGAAGCGGTTGCTGAAGAGCACTTCGTCGGTTCCGAAACGTAAGCGGCACACCATTCCATCGCCGTCCAGCCAATGACGGTACTTGAGGTCGCCCCGCTGAAAACGCGCCGGACCGTTGAGAAAATACTCGCCCCGAACGAACGACGGCACCTGGCCCTCGATGTTGGTAATCGGGTATCGGCGTTCTTCGGGGACGAAATCAAAGGCTCGTTCCAGCCAAGGGGCGTGATCCTGCACGTTCCGGCTCCTTCTGGTCTAGTATTCGAGCGCTCCAGGCCCATTGATAGCGGTCCTGACAGGACCGGGCGGAGTCCAACCGCCGGCGAAAAGACTGCGGATCGAAACGCAGCTCTGTCAAGTCGAAGCTCTCCACGAAGGCACGGTTGTCGACGGCTTGGGGTTGGCCGAGCACCGAGGAGGCCACGTGGGCGGCGATGAAGCGGGCCAGTTCGCGCAGATTCCCCAGTTGCTCGTCGAGGACTTGCTCTGCCTCTTGCAGTGTCGCGTCCACCCGATAGAAGGTCTCCTCGGCCTTGCGCAGCGTCTCGATGCTGGTCAGTTCGTGATTGACCGGCTGCTGTTGGCGGCGGCCCTGGCTCTGCTTCCACTGAAAGTAGTCGCTGAGCAGCTTCTGTATGCCGTCGTTGAGGGGACCGAGTTGTCCCATCCGCCTCAGATAGGGCATGGTGAAGTCTTCCCGCGCCAGAAAGTCGTTGATGAAGGGGAAGACGAAGAAAGAGAAGTAGACCGACAGCTCCCAGGTGTATTTGAGCACGAAGCATTCGCGGTCTCCCAGGGCATCGTAGCTGATTGAGAAGGCCGGCACCCAGGCCGAATAGAGCGAACGCATCATCATCTCGTAGAGCTTGCAGCGGACGGCCCTGCGGACGGGATCGCCGGTGAGGACGGCGTTGAAAATAAGCGTGTTGTGGATGGCGATGAAATCGCTGCCGGGACTGTAGAGGGGGTCGGTAAAGCGTCCCGCCTCCCCGGTCAGAGCCCAGCGGCGCGGGTCGATGGTCTTCTGGCAGTCGTAGGAATAATCGGGATAGCGCCCGAAATCGAGCAGCTTGCGGTTGGGCAAATCGCGGGCGAAGAGCGGGAACTCGCGGCACACCCAGTCGAAAAGCTTCTCGGGACTGGAAACCTCATCCGGCGAAATCACCCGCCGGTCGTAGACCAGTCCCAGGCTGGTCTTTCTTTGCAGGGGGATGACCCAGAACCAGAATCCTTCGCCCATGAAGTGGTTGGTGGCCAGCCAGAGAGGAAGATGGCCGGTCTGGCGGCGCGATTTCCTGGCCAGCACTTCCTTCCAGGAGGCATCGGTGAGCTTGTCGATGTCGACCAGACCCTCCACCCAGGCGAAGGATGCCCCGTGGCGGATCTCGTTGTCGCGCTCCAGCTTCATGCGGCGGGCCAGGATCTTGGCGCGTCCTGAGGCGTCCACGACCCAATCGGCGCTGACTTGGCACTCGCCCTCCCGGCTGCGGTAGTGGACGAGGTGAGGAGTCTCGTCGTCCTCGGCCAAGTCGACTCGGCCCAGACGCACCGGGGCCTGGAAGCTGAAGCGTTCACTCTGCCGGTTGAGGCGCAGCAACTCGCCTTCGAACTCGTTGCGGTCGAGCTGATAGCAGCCGATGTTGGAGAAATTGCGGATGTAGGCCTGGGAGTAGTCCTCGAAGCGGTCGTTGGCCCGTTGCTCGCTTTTCCAGTAAAAGCGCAGGTTGTACTTCATGAAGTGATTGCAGAAGAGATATTCCTCAAGGTCGAGCACTTTGGCCAGGTAGTAGCCCCCGACCTGCACCAGCGACTCCCCCACCTTCTGTTTCTTAGGGGGAATCGTCGAGCGCTTGTCCAAGAGCAGCACGCTCTTGTCGCTGTAAAGAAGAAAATGGCGGCTCAGCGACAGACCAGCCAGTCCGGCTCCGAGGATGACAACGTCGTAGTGGCGTGAAGCGGGCATAGATTCCTTCTCTTGAGAGCGGCACCAGAGGCCAATTATACGGGACACACGGTCGGCGTCCAAAGCCGGTCGCAAAGCCAAAAGCCTGAGGACTCGTCTCTTTCGACCCCAGGGCTACTCGTAGCCAGCGACCTCATACCTCCGGGAGCCTTGGGCCTTCACTGCGGTTACTGAAACTTGACGCGTCGGTGTGGTTGTTGGCCACTTCTACTCCGTGGCCCTAGGAATTAACGAAGGGAGCGGGGACGGAATCTCATCGCTTGCGGCGAAGGGCCTCATGGAGAATTGGGCTTGAGGACAAGCTCTTGCTCGCCGGAGTGCAGCGTGGTCCGGACGCGGCAGATCACGGGGCCCAACTCTTCCCTGATGCGGGCTCCGCCTTGCCTGCGGATCTGAAAAAGGCTGACCCGATATTCTCCGGGGACCCCGGCCTCGACGCGGAGATCCAAAGTACCGTCCGGCGCAGCTTGGTGATCGGTCCTGAAGAAGAAACCGCTGGGCAGAGGGTCGCCCGGCTGCCGCTGGCGGAGGGCTTCCACCCCATAGACCTGGCCGGCTTCCAGGTCGGACGCTTTGACTCGAATGACCGCCTTGGGCTCGAGTTGCAGACGAACCTCCAAGGTGCCGCCTTCGTCCAAGGTCAAGCGGCGTTCGCCCGCCAGGGAACCTTTTTGGGCGCTGAGGATGACCGTCCCGGGGGTCACCTCTTGGTAGTGAAATCGCCCTTGGGCGTCGGTGGCCGAGCGTTCCTGGTGATAGTCATGGGCTGCAAGGGTGATCGGCCAGTGGGCCAGCGGCTTCCCTTCGGCGATCAGCACTCCCTCGACAACTCCTGCTTGCCGCAGGCGCAGGTCGCCTACGTCGACTGGATCTTCCTTTGCATCGCTCAAATCCACGATCAAGGTGGAGGAGGAAGCCCAATCGGGATGCCGGGCCGTGATCCGGCAGTTCTGTTTGGGCAAGCCGTCGATGCGGAAGCGCCCCTGCAAGTCGCTGCTGGCAAAGCCGGTGACGCCGGGGAGCAACCGTGCGGTGGGAAGCTGGCGTCCGTGCGCCTGCGGCTTGGAGACCTCGTAGGCCACGGCCTCGGCTCCCTGCACGGGTTGTCCGCGGGCGTCCACGACGCGGCCCTTGACTTGGGCTTCCTGGGGAAGGACGATATCCAGGCCGCGGACCGATTCTCCGGGTGCCAGTTGGAACTCGCTGCTCCTCCCGGCCGCGTAGCCGGAGGTCCTGGCCAACAGATAGCCCTTGCCCGGCAGCAGTCGTAGAGTGAAGCGTCCCCGATCGTCGCTGACTCCGACTTCCCGGGTGGTAGTACTAACTCCTTGGCTAGGACGATCATAGGGCTGGGCCGCGAAGATGGGCACGCCTTCCTTGGTGATGGGGCGCCCCTGGGAATCGACCAGGCGTCCTTCGACCAGGGCCTGCCTTTTCAGCACCAGGTTCAAGTCCGACCTGCCCGCATCCACCCGGCGCAGGGTCTCGTGCTGATGTTCGGGGTGGCTTGCCGTGACATCGAAGGTGTCTCCGATCAGGCGGTCCTCGCTGAATCTGCCCTGCGAGTCGGTCTCGACCGCTATCTTCTTGCCCTGACCGTAAGGTGCGCGGATCTCCACGCTGGCTCCCGGCAGCGGTCGGCCCCTGTCGTCGGACACCCAGCCCGAGAGCGAGGTCCATTGATCGGCAACTACCAGTTCCAGGTCATCTTCAACTTGGCCGGGCCCCAGGGAGATTTCCAGCGCGACCGTACCCGCGGCGTTGCTTTCCAGCCGATACTGTCCCGGCGGCAGGCCCTGAAAGGCGAAGGCGCCGTCCTCATCGGAGCGCAGACCCACGGCTATGGCATCGTCGCCCGAAGAATGCAGGGACTTGAGTCCAACCATGACATCGCCCAGCGGTTCTCCCGATCCGACCACGGTCCAGCCGGCAATCATGGACCGTCGCCACAGCTTCACTTCCACCTCTGTCCTGCCCACGTCGGAGGGGATTTCAAACTCCTCCTGAGCCCGCGCGAACAGGTCTTTATGGAAGACCAACAGGTTGTAGGAGCGTCCCAGCCACAGTCCTTTCAGGAAGCAGCGCCCGGCGGCATCCGAGGAGTCCTGTCCGTAGCGGCCCAATCCTAAAGCCTGGGTCTCGAGGCTGCGGGGGCCGAGTCTCTCGGTGGTGGGGGTCACCGCGCAGGTGGCGCCGCGGATGGGTTGGCTGGAGTGATCGGTGACGCGCACCACAAGGGTTCCGCCTGCCTCAATGGAGAAGTCGACGTCAGACAAGTACTGACCGGCCTCCAAGCGCACTCGGCGGCTGTCGGCGGTGCCCACGGCGTAGGCGGTGGGCCCCGGAGCTGCCGAGAGAGCATAGACCCCCGGGGGCAGTCCCGAAAAACCGTAGCGTCCTCGGGCATCAGCCAAGGCCACCTTGAGGGGCTCGCCGGACACCACCCACTTGCCTCCGGCTTCGATGCGCCGGGCCGAGGAAGCCTCGAAGATTTCCACGGCGGCACCCTGGGCCGGTGATCCGCTGGACCTCTCGGTGACGCGTCCGCTGATGCGCCCCTCCGGTTGCAGTTGCAGGTCGAATCGAAGTTCGCGGGGCCAGGCCTGTTCATCAAATCCCATCTGCCGACGCCACTTGGCGAGCTCTTTGTCCAGGCTTCCCCAGTCGGGAGCGAAGCCGGGCCGCTGGGCCACCAGCACCCCCAGGGGGAACTCGGCGGGGAGTTGAAACTGATAAGAGCCGTCCGCGGCGGTCTGCAACGGCAAACGGCGGTCGAGTTGTTGACGCAGTTGCAGGGGGAGCTCCTGGCCGCCCTCTTGTGCCAGCAAATCCAGTGCTCGCGGGACCTGGTATTCGAACTGGGGCGACACCGGCACCAAAAGGAGAGAAAGCCCGCCCAAGAGCTCGCCCTCAGGCCCGCGTACGCTACCGAACACCCGCAGGCGTCCGGCGCTTGAGGCGCCTCGCCTGTAGCCGGAGCGGTCAGCCAGGCTTCCTCTCTGGGCGGAAGCTTGCCCGTCCTCGGAGCGCGAGGAGGGCTCTCCTCGGCCTTCCTCCGCAGCGCTCTCAGCAGCACCGGGCGGACGCAACAGCGGCCCGCCCCCTTGGTCGTAGAGCCACAGGAGGGCCGCGGCGAGAATCGCCAACAGGATGAGCAAAGTTCGACGACGCGGCATGCCTTTCTTATCCTATCGAATTCAGCAGCGAGTTGCCCAATGACAGGCTCTATAACATTGGTTGGACACCACAGAGGAGATTTCGGTTCCCCGGTTGGCGCGGGTTTTTTCTATTGACAGCCTTGGCGCCTTCAGGCTAATCTCTTCAGCGCTGTCCATTTTTTTTGAATGCGATAGCTCGTTTATCAAGAGTGGTCGAGGGAACAGGCCCTATGACACCACAGCAACCTGGTCGCCCGGACCAAGGTGCTAACTCCTGCCCTTTGGGGGAGATGAACAGCGGCTGGCTGTTTCGCCCGAAGCGCCGGCTTCGCATTTGTCCCCGCAGAGAATGATCGGCGTCAGAAGTGCGGCTCGGCTGCGCCGCTGGACATCCGTGCACGAGGATGGCCGCGGCAACCGTCCGCCAGACTGCGTCGAACAGGACATGCACTTTGCGTCCCTTGTTGTGCGCTAATCTGCACGGAAAGGACACAAGAGACATCCATGAGTACACTACAATTTCCTCTTCGAGAAACGGGTCCGCGTCCACTGCCGGGCCAGCGGGCCCGGACGCTCCGCATCGGACTGCTGGGAGCCGGGAAGGTGGGACAGGCCTTTCTCGAGCTGTGCCGCCGGGAAAGGGACTATTTCTTGTCCCGCGGACTGCAACTCGATCCGGTAGCGGCTTTAGTCCGCGATGCTTCCCTCCCCCGCCGCGGACTACCGCCTCGAGCGCTTCTCACCTCCGATCCGCTGCGCTTCCTGGCGGTTCGCTGCGACGTGGTGGTGGAAGCCCTGGGCGGCCTCGAGCCGGCGCGTTCGCTGGTGGCCTACTGCCTCAAGGCGGGGATCCCTGTGGTCACGGCCAACAAGTCGCTGCTGGCGGATCACGGCAGCGAACTGGCCGGCTTGGCCCGTCAAGCGGCGACAGAACTGCGAGTGGAAGCCGCCGCTCTGGCCGGCGTTCCCTTCATCGCCACCCTGCAAGAGCGTCCTCTGGCGGGACGCTTCCGCCTCCTGCAAGGAATCCTCAATGGCACCTGCAACTTCCTCATCACCGAATTGCAACGGGGTGAAACACTGCCCCAGGCGCTGGCCGAGGCCCAGCGGCTTGGCTTGGCCGAGCCCGACCCCGCCAACGATATCGACGGCCAGGACGGTGCCGAAAAGCTGGCTTTGCTGTGTCAGCACCTGGTGGGACGGCGCATCGAGGTGACGGGACTGGAAAAGCGCACCCTGCGCGATCTTTCGCCCCTCGACCTGGAGGCGGCCCGAGACCTGGGAGGCGTGCTGCGTCCGCTGGTTTGGGCGCGCCTGCTGGAGGACTCGGTGGAAGCCTTTACGGGACCTGCCTTCCTGCCCTCCAGTCACCTGCTGTCAGCCGTCGGAGGAGTCGACAACGGACTGCTGCTGGAACCGCATTGCGAGTCGGTCTCCACGCCGGACGGCAGCGGCAGGCTGTTTTACCGGGGAGCAGGCGCGGGTCCCAAAGTGACGGCTGCAACCCTGCTCGACGACCTGTGGCAGGCGGTCCACTCTTCTTCGGCGGGGAGGCTCGGTCATGCCTCAAGCCGCCAGCCCCGGGAGACGGTCCTGCGTCCTCCCCGTACGCCCTGGTTTGTGCGCATCGAACGCCAGGACTCCTGCGCCGATGCCGGACTGGACGATGTCCTGGCCCTGCTGGCCGACCACGGCATCCATTGCCGAGGCAGTGTCGAGAAGGCCCAATACCTCTGGATATTGACCAGCACCGCCTCCAAACCTCACATTGAAGAAGCCTGTCAAGCCTT includes:
- a CDS encoding carotenoid oxygenase family protein, whose product is MQDHAPWLERAFDFVPEERRYPITNIEGQVPSFVRGEYFLNGPARFQRGDLKYRHWLDGDGMVCRLRFGTDEVLFSNRFVRTPKWKREEEAGQALFRTFGTAFQGDRLNQRGTGLESPANVSVYEHGEHLLAFGEQGLPYLLNRESLDTEKLHTFQDRLSEVTPFSAHPKIDPHSGELFNFGIAFSALRPNLIVYRFDAEGELVMRKRHPLDAPISLHDFGLSRNYTCFFLSPYLLDMKVLMDGGCLLDALTFTHEESSRLVIAARESGGQRADLKVGPGYCLHVINAWEEDQRLHVDVVQLDEPAYPHYQEIPQLFCDVGLGRPLRCTVDTGTWELVERRQLGYDRAPDFPSTDPRLQTGPYDDFWMLGISKAGTSGRKFFDQLVHCRWSEPSLDDVYQAPPGHYLGGEPIFLPDPQSEKGVIICQVFQAEERDASFALFDPVDVAAGPVARLHLEHPVPPLFHASWSPAEGPGYDESYKPGDDWFKK
- a CDS encoding carboxypeptidase-like regulatory domain-containing protein, with the protein product MPRRRTLLILLAILAAALLWLYDQGGGPLLRPPGAAESAAEEGRGEPSSRSEDGQASAQRGSLADRSGYRRGASSAGRLRVFGSVRGPEGELLGGLSLLLVPVSPQFEYQVPRALDLLAQEGGQELPLQLRQQLDRRLPLQTAADGSYQFQLPAEFPLGVLVAQRPGFAPDWGSLDKELAKWRRQMGFDEQAWPRELRFDLQLQPEGRISGRVTERSSGSPAQGAAVEIFEASSARRIEAGGKWVVSGEPLKVALADARGRYGFSGLPPGVYALSAAPGPTAYAVGTADSRRVRLEAGQYLSDVDFSIEAGGTLVVRVTDHSSQPIRGATCAVTPTTERLGPRSLETQALGLGRYGQDSSDAAGRCFLKGLWLGRSYNLLVFHKDLFARAQEEFEIPSDVGRTEVEVKLWRRSMIAGWTVVGSGEPLGDVMVGLKSLHSSGDDAIAVGLRSDEDGAFAFQGLPPGQYRLESNAAGTVALEISLGPGQVEDDLELVVADQWTSLSGWVSDDRGRPLPGASVEIRAPYGQGKKIAVETDSQGRFSEDRLIGDTFDVTASHPEHQHETLRRVDAGRSDLNLVLKRQALVEGRLVDSQGRPITKEGVPIFAAQPYDRPSQGVSTTTREVGVSDDRGRFTLRLLPGKGYLLARTSGYAAGRSSEFQLAPGESVRGLDIVLPQEAQVKGRVVDARGQPVQGAEAVAYEVSKPQAHGRQLPTARLLPGVTGFASSDLQGRFRIDGLPKQNCRITARHPDWASSSTLIVDLSDAKEDPVDVGDLRLRQAGVVEGVLIAEGKPLAHWPITLAAHDYHQERSATDAQGRFHYQEVTPGTVILSAQKGSLAGERRLTLDEGGTLEVRLQLEPKAVIRVKASDLEAGQVYGVEALRQRQPGDPLPSGFFFRTDHQAAPDGTLDLRVEAGVPGEYRVSLFQIRRQGGARIREELGPVICRVRTTLHSGEQELVLKPNSP
- a CDS encoding homoserine dehydrogenase; protein product: MSTLQFPLRETGPRPLPGQRARTLRIGLLGAGKVGQAFLELCRRERDYFLSRGLQLDPVAALVRDASLPRRGLPPRALLTSDPLRFLAVRCDVVVEALGGLEPARSLVAYCLKAGIPVVTANKSLLADHGSELAGLARQAATELRVEAAALAGVPFIATLQERPLAGRFRLLQGILNGTCNFLITELQRGETLPQALAEAQRLGLAEPDPANDIDGQDGAEKLALLCQHLVGRRIEVTGLEKRTLRDLSPLDLEAARDLGGVLRPLVWARLLEDSVEAFTGPAFLPSSHLLSAVGGVDNGLLLEPHCESVSTPDGSGRLFYRGAGAGPKVTAATLLDDLWQAVHSSSAGRLGHASSRQPRETVLRPPRTPWFVRIERQDSCADAGLDDVLALLADHGIHCRGSVEKAQYLWILTSTASKPHIEEACQALAEAASAACLPLRALEVTHV